The genome window gtctgagttgataggttttggccaaatctctctgtccatttctgcaagtatgagtgctcctcctattAATACTCcatgaaccatgtagggaccttgcTAGTTGGATGAGAACTTCCCCTTGGCTTCATCCTGATatgggaagatccgctttagcaccaactgccccggtgtgaattgccttggtctaatctttttgttgaaagctcttgccattctgttctggtagagttgaccgtgacatactgcattcactctctttccatcaatgagagccaATTATTCATAGCGTCTCTgtacccattctgcatcgctgagctcggcttcttgtataattctcaaagaagggatttctacttcggcaggaataactgcttcagtgccataaaccaataggtaaggagttgCCCTAGTTGATGTGCGAACCATGGTACGATACCCGAGCAGAGCATATGgcaacttctcgtgccattgcttgtaattatctaccattttccttagtgcttcttgatgttcttgttggtgtcctctacagctccattcatttgcggcctgTATGCCGTGGAATtattatgcttgatcttgaaagtTTCACACATGGCCTTCATTAGGAcattgttgagattggcggcattgttgGTGAAGATTGACTCTGGCATTTCGAACCGACAAACAATGTGATCCCGAACAAAATCTGtgacgaccttcttagttacaactttgtaagatgcggcttcgacccattttgtgaaataatctatggccactagaataaacctatgcccatttgaagtaGCGGGTtagattggaccgatgacatccacgccccaagcggagaaaggcaagggtgcacttgttgcattgagttcattgggcgAAACTCGTaccatatcagcatgtatctggcatcgGTGACATTTCTAAGCAtacttgatgcagtctgtttccatagtcatcaaGAAATACCCTactcttagtattttcttggctaAGACAAAACCATTCATGTGCGTTctgcaagttccggcatgtatttcctcgagcaatctggatgcTTCCTAAGCATCGACGCACCGTAGTAACCCCAAGTCAGGAgttcttctatacagaattcctctgCTTTGAAAAAAATGGTTGGCTAATCTTTGAAGCATGCGCTTCTGAGTATGGGTATAGTGCTCTGGATAttctccttttgccaaatattccTTAATGTTGTGGAACCACGGATTTCCATCgctctcttcttcaacatgagcacaataagctggttgtttatgaattcctattAGGACATGATCGATGaagttcttgtctgggtgttttatcatggaagatagagcggccaatgcatctgcgaactcattttgaactcttggaacatgtttgaattctatctttgtgaaccttttGATCAGCTTTTGTATACAatgcaaatatggcaatattttggtgttctttatggcccattctcctagaacctggtaCACCAAAAGGTCTGAATCTCTGATTACCAGCAGCTCCTGAACGTTAATGTCAATGGCCGACCGTAGTCCCAAAATGCAGGCCTCATACtccgccatattgttggtgcatggaaacctgagttttgcggataccggatagtgttggccGGTCTCTGATACCAAGAAAGCtccaatacctactcctttgaagtttgctgctccgtcgAAAAATATTCTACAACCATCATATGCTTCAGTTATGTCTTGTCCCAAGAACGACACCTCCtcatcaggaaaatacgttttcaatggttcgtattctccgtctacgggaTTTTTTGCTAGATGATCTGTCAATGCTTGTCCGTTGACCGCCTTCTAAGTTAAATAGACGATGTCAAACTCGCTCAAAAATATTTGCCACTTTACTAACTTACCTGTAGGCatgggcttctgaaagatatatttTAGTAGATCCATcctcgatatgagatatgtagtgtatgcacagaaataatgcctcaacttctgagctatccatgtcaaagcacagcaggtgcattCCAGCAAAGAGTACCGGGCTTCGTGGGGTATGAATTTCTTGCTCATATAGTATATTGCCTTCTCCTTtcttccagtttcatcatgttgtcccaaaatGCAACCGAAAGCTCCATCTAGTACAGACAAATAAAGCAGCAGTGGTCTTCCTGGCTCTGGTGGGACCAGAATgggtggtttggataaatactccttgattttgtcgaaggctttctttcattcttcagtccaacttgttgcagcatctttcctcaaCATTTTGAAGATCGACTCACATATCACTGTTGATTGTTCTATGAAGCaactgatgtaattgagacgcccaAAAAAGCTCATCACAAATTTCTTACTCTTCGAcggtggcaagtcctggatagctttgacctttgacgggtctaacTCAATCCCTCGGtggctgacgatgaaccctaataattttccagcagggactccgaaggcacactttgcgggattcagtttcagattgtacctttgaagccgatcaaagaatttctttaaatctgctatatgatttgtactccttttggatttgatgatgatatcatccacgtacacctctattttctTGTGTATCAAGTCGTGGAAGATagttgtcatggctctcatgtaggtgGCTCCGGCATTCTTCCGACCAAACGAcattattttataacaatatatttCCCATGGCGTGATGAAGGCGGTCTTTTCAGCATCCtcctcatccatccagatctgatagtaccccgcgaagcaatccacaaaggattagaGTTCATGTTTGGCACAGTTGTCGATCAATATGTGTATATTAGGCAACgtgaaatcatctttgggacttgctctgtttagatATCGATAGTcaacacatactctaactttcccatctttcttcggaactggcacaatgttggccaaccaagtcgggtactcgaccactctaagaaccttggctttgatctgcttggtgacctctttttttatcttcaaactcatatccagcttgaattttctgagcttctgttTTATCGGTGGACATATAGGATTAGTGGGtaacttgtgagctactatggatgtgctcaaacccgtcatatcgtcgtaggaccatgcaaagatatcttcaTATTCTTTTAGAAATCTGATGTACTCTTCTTTCTTAGACGGTGATAGATTAATGCTTATGCGTGTTTCCTTGACCAGTTTGGAGTCCCCTAAGTTAACTGCTTCAGTTTCGTCCAAATTGGACTTTGGCTTGCTTTCAAAATTTTCtgcttctctgacaatttcctaaGGTATCGTATCATCTTCCAGGTCTTCtgaatcactgtccttatgttgcgttatctcattacatatcacagtcacaggttcatcgggataggtaataataatgctatAAAAAGAGAAAATGTAGAGAATAATAGTAAATACGAAAAGTAGCAATGCATTAATTGAAATCTTTAAAATGTTAACAAATGcagctcgatgactcgagcaattatttcaaagaaaaatactgaaaatgtctcaaatgcttaaaaataattgatgctaatctgccaagctacccaggaactcgacgagcccgggatggtgcaatAGTTCATTTTTTGAGAATAACTCATTTCCCCacggtctgaatggtaaggtcttcctcctcctcctcctcaactatcacacTGTAATCCATATTTTCTTCATCTAGAAATAGTTTCCTCATGCCAACTAAGACTTCATTTTCCTCAAATCCCCACATTATGCTAGCTTGATGAAATGTCTGGTGCAGAGGTGGTACTGGTTGTTCCAGTggataataaggaccacgccatggcggCGACCAATCCTGGTACTCTTTCCAAGTATATTCATATCCGAGCCTAAAAGTTGTGCCATGACGCTGCGGTTGTacgggtttggtgatcccttggaggtTTTTGCCGATacccttgccaggttcatatCCTGTACATattaatatgctttctatcttgttacTCCAACATCGATCCTTTTCAATGGCGTTGACTcgctcaatgcgatggtatgtttctccacccagcttCCTCCTATTCTCGATGACTGGAATggtctgattggtgtagatggggttgcTTCCATCCCTATGGATAATCACTTATTGatgattccattcaaacttcacagCCTGATGCAGAGTAGAAGCCACTGCCCCAGCGGCGTGTATCcagggtcgtcccaacaatagattataggtagcagatatatccagcacttggaactcaacatcaaaccaggccGGGCCCACTTTTAGgttgaggttgatttctccgattgTGGCTCTTTTGGATCCATCAAACGCCTTTATATTTATACTTCCCATCCATATCTCGTGCAGGACTTTACCCAACCTCTTTAGAGTAGTCAGTGGGCATAtattgagacttgaacccccatctatcaagaccctggcgatgaacgtttcctcaaattgcactgtgatgtgtAGTGCCCTGttatgacttagtccttctggtggtaattcATCCTCATGAAAGGTGATTTTGTGGCTTTTCGGTACCTGCCCGACCATGTTTTccatctccccactagtgatgtcggtgggtacataagctttactcatcactttcatcaaggcattcctatGTGTCTCGAAGTCTTGCAGCAGTgacaagatggatatctgagcgggagttttgttcagatgatcgacGACAGAGTATTCCCTTGCTTGTACTTTTCTCCAAAGGTCATCAGGGCCAGTCTCAACAACAAGCGGCTTAGATGCAGCTTCCTTGCTTAGTCCTCCCAAGTTCTGAGGTGtataaactctgccagttctagtcatgccTTGTGCCGCACCTGTTTCctccatttttgtttttcttttcctccttgcttctgcaacataatcccatgggatagcatcagacttgtaagatggcgtgggagctaccatcacagtgaagggtgtggTTACCTCGACTTCAAACAGTGCTGGTGTAGTTACCTCGACTTCAAACGGtgcttgggtttgtaccacaatgaGTGTGAGGGTGACCTGAGATGTTTTAGGATCatctccctctcgaatgagtccaattggcCCTTCCGGATCCCATTCCTCATCAGTCTCTATCacgttcactccctcacctctgtgatctCGAAGAGGATTGTTACAAACATTTGGTGCAgcttcctttgcctgtatgactttagtgtcgattaatgtctgaatcttgtccTTCAGTGTGCGGCACTCAttaatggtatgacccttcatgcctgaatgataagcacatgTTTTGTTGTGGTTAACCCACAGAGAAGAATTCTCCATGGCAATGGCAGGAATGAGAGTGACATAACCAGCATCCTTCAGTCTCTTGTATAGTTGGTCTATAGTTTCAGCAATTGGGGTATATTGTCTAGGCGGTCTGCGGTCAAAGTTTGGTcttggtttttggtaattttggcagGCGGGTGGTGGTGAGTAATAATATGCGGGTTGAGTGTTATAGGAGTGGTAGGTGGTAGCAGGTTGTTGATATCTAGGGGTGAAGGCTGGTATGTGGGTGGAGGCGTTCGGTATGTAGGttgaggtgtttggtatgtgaggggagacttaggaCCCTGGGCCACCATTAcaacacccacttctttcttcttcgagaTACCTCTCGATTgcaaggctttatttgtggcctgTAGTGCTTCAAAATTCGTCACCATCCCGCTTttaatcccttcttctattctttctcctagcttgatgatgtcggagaatttatggttctcaataaccatcaacctttcatagtactgcgggtcttgagctctaatgaagaacttattcatttgttcttcttcgagTGCTGGTCTTACTTTTGCAGcctcagacctccaccgagtagcatattcACGGAAGGTCTCTGTTGgtttctttttgaggttttgaatgtagaaaaagTCTGGTGCGTTCTCGGTGTTGAACCTGAACCTGTCCATAAAGTCTAACGCCATACTTACCTAGCTTACCCACTTCTTCTTATTCTcgctgatataccaagacaatgCATCTCCTGTGAGGCTTCGCATGAATagtttcatgcggatttgttcgCTTTTGCCCattcctacaagcttgtcacaatatgtccTCAGATACACTTTTGGATCACCAGTTCCATTGAACATTTCAAATTTGGGAGGTTTGTACCCCTCCGACAGATCTACATCTGGCTGAATGCACAAGTCTTCATAATTAAAACCTTCAATGCCTTTACCACCTTTAACATTCTGAACTCTGCCAGAGAGCTTCTAGAGTTCTTCTGCCATGTTCTTAATGAGCAAGTCTTTCTTGGTTgattcaggtatgtatagggtttgttgcggggtgtggggtaaggtttccgcGTATATGGGATTACTTTGATGGACTCCAGGGATCTGGGCATAAGGGTGATCATTTGTTGAGTTTTGGAGGTTAGGAGTGGGTTGTGGTATATTCTGGGGAGTATGATAAGTGGTAGTCTGCGGGTATCAGGTTGGGTGGTGATGATATTGTTGCGGAGTTGGTATTGGAGGAGGATTAGGGTTTTGGGGAGGTATAGGGTACTAGTGTGGTGCATGAGGGTTTGGTGGCGGGTTTTAGTTTTGTGGGTTTTGTGGTGCTTGGTTCTGGgtatttggattttgttggtCAATATCAGGGacatttagagtgagagagaggctTGCCAAGTTTTGGACTTGCTCAAGTTCTCATTGTAGCTCCAAAATCTTTTGTTCCAGACGTAAGACCAGTTCGTTTTGTGCCGGGGTGctccgaccatctgaagtttTGACGTTCTCAGCTATAGTAGCATTGTTCTTCCTGATACCACTCAAATCGTCCATTTTACCTTTCTCTTTacttttgcctttaggatcacttggtggaggaggaggtggaggacctctggatctagtgtgatatgctggcgatgccagtatgcacgaaccaaccttggggaatgggaataatcaaaaagaagaaaaggcaaaaggtaaccaagttagtaaggggtattgaaagaatgcttgcaatattaaACATGTTTTGCAAAATCATGTAATAATTCGCTTCCTAATTTGGGGACTTCGTTGTgcttgaggtaggcctaagcgacacatagacttggaaaaaattgatgccaataattgcgtcatttcattaatgtgaaaatgagccaaactttcactaaatcgacaataataataaagttactaatggcatttagccttattacaattGAAATCTAAAAAGGACATTATTTGctagtctacttggtccctgaaggatcTTCTCcgtgcttggctcttttgactccatcaatcaagttccctaagtcgcgcatatccaataagaaataagcctttgctagatgtcctccttcact of Nicotiana tomentosiformis chromosome 7, ASM39032v3, whole genome shotgun sequence contains these proteins:
- the LOC138895427 gene encoding uncharacterized protein, translated to MAEYEACILGLRSAIDINVQELLVIRDSDLLVYQVLGEWAIKNTKILPYLHCIQKLIKRFTKIEFKHVPRVQNEFADALAALSSMIKHPDKNFIDHVLIGIHKQPAYCAHVEEESDGNPWFHNIKEYLAKGEYPEHYTHTQKRMLQRLANHFFQSRGILYRRTPDLGLLRQENTKSRVFLDDYGNRLHQAANEWSCRGHQQEHQEALRKMVDNYKQWHEKLPYALLGYRTMVRTSTRATPYLLVYGTEAVIPAEVEIPSLRIIQEAELSDAEWVQRRYE
- the LOC138895428 gene encoding uncharacterized protein, with translation MALDFMDRFRFNTENAPDFFYIQNLKKKPTETFREYATRWRSEAAKVRPALEEEQMNKFFIRAQDPQYYERLMVIENHKFSDIIKLGERIEEGIKSGMVTNFEALQATNKALQSRDQLYKRLKDAGYVTLIPAIAMENSSLWVNHNKTCAYHSGMKGHTINECRTLKDKIQTLIDTKVIQAKEAAPNVCNNPLRDHRGEGVNVIETDEEWDPEGPIGLIREGDDPKTSQVTLTLIVVQTQAPFEVEVTTPALFEVEVTTPFTVMVAPTPSYKSDAIPWDYVAEARRKRKTKMEETGAAQGMTRTGRVYTPQNLGGLSKEAASKPLVVETGPDDLWRKVQAREYSVVDHLNKTPAQISILSLLQDFETHRNALMKVMSKAYVPTDITSGEMENMVGQVPKSHKITFHEDELPPEGLSHNRALHITVQFEETFIARVLIDGGSSLNICPLTTLKRLGKVLHEIWMGSINIKAFDGSKRATIGEINLNLKVGPAWFDVEFQVLDISATYNLLDGSNPIYTNQTIPVIENRRKLGGETYHRIERVNAIEKDRCWSNKIESILICTGYEPGKGIGKNLQGITKPVQPQRHGTTFRLGYEYTWKEYQDWSPPWRGPYYPLEQPVPPLHQTFHQASIMWGFEENEVLVGMRKLFLDEENMDYSVIVEEEEEEDLTIQTVGK